In Salisediminibacterium beveridgei, one DNA window encodes the following:
- a CDS encoding DAK2 domain-containing protein — MVMKTIEGHTLAEMLQSGANNLSNHSKKIDALNVFPVPDGDTGTNMNLTITSGIKEVKGADNTKVSQVANAFAKGLLMGARGNSGVILSQLFRGFSKSLEGHEKMDAKAFTDALEYGVDMAYKAVMKPVEGTILTVAKDAAAAGQRFAKEEDDLLKVMEVVLTEADASLERTPDLLPVLKEVGVVDSGGQGLLTIYEGFFEVMKGGSILLSGKEETPSMEEMVKFEHHSAQSHMDTDDIEFQYCTEVMVRFQDHKLTEHPYDEPAFRNLLSEYGDSLLVVSDEDLLKIHVHTDVPGDVINEAQKFGALINIKAEDMKVQHSTILEDGKQQGTLGVPMPKEDHSEFAVITVAMGKGIADLFRSLGVAKVIEGGQTMNPSTEDFLKAIDECNSKNVVLLPNNSNIIMAAQQAADVADTDVQVVSSKSVPQGLAAMLAFNREGELEETANDMTEAMAFVKTGEVTYAVRDTSLNGVNIKEGDFMGIHEKAIVSNGKSVQDVAKKLMKHMIDEDSEIVTLIRGAERSDDEVNELAEYIEATFDDVEVEVHTGDQPLYSYIVSVE; from the coding sequence GTGGTAATGAAGACAATTGAAGGACATACACTGGCTGAAATGCTTCAGTCTGGTGCCAATAATCTGTCCAACCATTCAAAGAAAATTGATGCATTAAATGTATTTCCTGTGCCCGATGGGGATACGGGGACGAATATGAATTTAACGATTACTTCAGGAATAAAAGAAGTAAAAGGTGCAGATAATACCAAAGTAAGCCAAGTGGCCAATGCATTTGCAAAAGGCCTGTTAATGGGCGCGCGCGGGAATTCCGGCGTAATCTTGTCGCAGTTGTTCAGAGGGTTTTCCAAATCTCTCGAGGGACATGAAAAAATGGATGCCAAAGCGTTTACTGATGCCCTTGAATACGGCGTAGATATGGCTTATAAAGCTGTTATGAAGCCAGTGGAGGGAACGATTCTTACCGTGGCGAAGGATGCAGCTGCAGCAGGGCAGCGTTTTGCAAAAGAGGAAGATGATCTGCTGAAAGTCATGGAAGTTGTCCTCACAGAAGCGGATGCCTCACTCGAACGGACGCCTGATCTCTTACCGGTATTGAAAGAAGTGGGTGTGGTTGATTCGGGAGGTCAGGGGCTGTTAACAATTTATGAAGGGTTTTTCGAAGTCATGAAAGGTGGCAGTATCTTACTATCCGGAAAAGAAGAAACTCCTTCTATGGAGGAAATGGTGAAATTCGAACACCATTCAGCTCAAAGTCACATGGATACTGATGATATTGAGTTTCAATACTGCACTGAAGTTATGGTCCGTTTTCAGGATCATAAACTGACTGAACATCCTTATGATGAACCTGCATTCAGGAATTTGCTCAGTGAGTATGGAGATTCGCTGCTCGTTGTTTCGGATGAAGATTTGTTGAAAATACATGTACATACAGATGTACCAGGTGATGTAATCAATGAAGCTCAAAAATTCGGTGCACTGATTAATATAAAGGCAGAGGATATGAAGGTTCAGCATTCCACGATATTGGAAGATGGAAAACAACAGGGTACACTGGGCGTCCCGATGCCGAAAGAGGATCACTCCGAATTTGCGGTTATCACTGTTGCAATGGGCAAAGGGATTGCAGACTTGTTCAGGAGTCTGGGTGTAGCAAAAGTCATTGAAGGTGGACAGACCATGAATCCATCTACGGAAGACTTTTTGAAAGCAATTGATGAGTGTAACTCGAAGAATGTAGTACTGTTACCAAATAACAGCAACATCATTATGGCTGCCCAGCAGGCAGCAGATGTTGCTGATACAGATGTGCAGGTGGTTTCCTCCAAATCAGTACCTCAAGGTCTTGCAGCTATGCTTGCATTCAATCGAGAGGGTGAACTCGAAGAAACTGCAAATGACATGACAGAGGCCATGGCATTTGTAAAAACTGGGGAAGTGACTTATGCTGTCAGGGACACCAGTCTGAATGGCGTGAATATCAAAGAAGGCGACTTCATGGGTATTCATGAAAAAGCGATTGTTTCGAACGGGAAGTCCGTTCAGGACGTGGCAAAAAAACTCATGAAACATATGATTGATGAGGACAGTGAAATTGTGACGCTTATCAGAGGGGCAGAACGATCTGATGATGAAGTAAATGAACTGGCAGAATATATCGAAGCCACATTTGATGATGTGGAAGTTGAAGTTCATACTGGCGATCAGCCGCTTTATTCGTATATTGTTTCCGTTGAATAA
- a CDS encoding Asp23/Gls24 family envelope stress response protein, whose translation MTIEMKTRYGNIDVSKEVVAVIAGGAAVDCYGIVGMASQKQLKDGITDLLGRENLGRGVVIREQESGELHIDMYIIVGYGTKISEVAHNVQSKVKYQLKQMLGLKVESVNIFIQGVRVINP comes from the coding sequence ATGACAATTGAAATGAAAACAAGGTACGGAAATATTGATGTATCGAAAGAGGTTGTTGCGGTCATTGCAGGTGGTGCTGCGGTAGATTGCTACGGCATTGTTGGTATGGCTTCCCAAAAACAGCTGAAAGATGGGATCACGGACCTTTTGGGACGTGAAAATCTTGGCAGAGGTGTAGTCATCCGGGAGCAGGAGTCCGGTGAATTGCATATCGATATGTATATCATTGTCGGATACGGGACAAAGATTTCTGAGGTAGCACATAATGTCCAATCAAAAGTGAAGTATCAATTGAAGCAAATGCTTGGGTTGAAAGTCGAATCTGTCAATATATTTATTCAGGGTGTGCGTGTCATCAACCCCTAA
- the rpmB gene encoding 50S ribosomal protein L28: MARKCVITGRGPKSGNKRSHALNATKRRWGANVQKVRILVDGKPKRVYVSARALKSGKVQRV; the protein is encoded by the coding sequence ATGGCACGTAAATGTGTAATTACTGGCAGAGGTCCAAAGAGCGGAAATAAGCGATCTCACGCTTTGAATGCGACGAAACGTCGCTGGGGAGCTAACGTACAGAAAGTCCGTATTCTCGTAGACGGTAAACCGAAGCGCGTATATGTTTCTGCACGTGCGCTGAAATCAGGTAAAGTTCAGCGTGTATAA
- a CDS encoding thiamine diphosphokinase, protein MSNHVVIWAGGPEALFPSEKILHQLKQDTDVWIGADMGAKHIIDRGISPCLAVGDFDSVDLDGRERIMKGSQAVAIHPVEKDETDLEIAIAEAMKRDAGRLTFLGVTGGRMDHQMMTMQLMEKVAHQGIAVELYEQSGRVWIWPPGYYQLQELESAYVSFLPVTERVEGLSLKGFKYDAHHISLLRASSLCVSNEQVKDVAEVTFHTGLLYGVTASD, encoded by the coding sequence ATGAGTAACCATGTTGTCATATGGGCAGGTGGACCTGAAGCGCTTTTTCCGTCTGAAAAAATTCTTCATCAATTAAAACAAGACACAGATGTCTGGATCGGCGCAGATATGGGTGCCAAGCATATTATTGACAGAGGAATTTCGCCCTGTCTTGCGGTAGGAGACTTTGATTCAGTGGATTTGGATGGGCGTGAGAGAATTATGAAAGGAAGTCAGGCGGTGGCGATTCATCCTGTCGAAAAGGACGAAACAGATCTGGAAATTGCTATTGCAGAGGCGATGAAGCGAGATGCTGGTCGGTTGACATTTTTAGGAGTTACAGGTGGGAGGATGGATCATCAGATGATGACTATGCAACTCATGGAAAAAGTCGCACATCAAGGCATTGCTGTGGAATTGTATGAACAGAGCGGACGGGTTTGGATTTGGCCGCCTGGTTATTACCAATTACAGGAGCTTGAGTCTGCTTATGTCTCATTTCTTCCAGTAACAGAGCGTGTTGAAGGGTTAAGTCTCAAAGGCTTTAAATATGATGCACATCACATATCCCTTCTCCGTGCGTCGAGCCTTTGTGTCAGTAATGAACAAGTTAAAGACGTAGCTGAAGTTACGTTTCACACAGGACTTCTTTACGGTGTTACAGCAAGCGACTAA
- the thiT gene encoding energy-coupled thiamine transporter ThiT has translation MNSSRKRLIIMMEIAMMVAIAAILDYFTILKFWIQGGSISLAMVPLFLIAFRRGWKAGVIAGILFGFVNMTIQPFIVHWFQALLDYPIAFGLVGLAGLFTVNAKQTVLKRSLFIIAGIFLGGMLRLAAHFTAGVVWFGEYAPEGTPVAVYSFVYNWSYMFPTMLLASAILLLLSNASKRLIQPEQKAA, from the coding sequence ATGAATAGTTCAAGAAAACGATTAATAATCATGATGGAAATCGCTATGATGGTAGCAATTGCTGCTATACTGGATTACTTCACGATCTTGAAATTCTGGATTCAGGGTGGGTCTATTTCACTTGCGATGGTTCCATTATTTCTAATCGCGTTCAGGAGAGGATGGAAAGCAGGGGTGATTGCCGGTATTCTGTTCGGTTTTGTCAATATGACCATTCAGCCATTCATTGTCCACTGGTTTCAGGCACTGCTGGATTACCCTATTGCTTTTGGACTCGTGGGTCTCGCCGGTCTCTTTACTGTCAATGCAAAGCAAACTGTCCTGAAACGTTCTCTATTTATTATTGCCGGTATCTTTCTGGGTGGAATGCTGAGACTGGCGGCTCATTTCACAGCCGGAGTGGTCTGGTTTGGAGAATATGCACCTGAAGGGACACCGGTTGCGGTCTATTCTTTTGTGTACAATTGGTCTTATATGTTCCCAACCATGCTTTTGGCATCTGCAATACTGCTCCTCTTGTCGAATGCGTCTAAGCGTCTCATTCAACCTGAACAAAAAGCAGCTTGA
- the rpe gene encoding ribulose-phosphate 3-epimerase, producing MIKIAPSILAADFSKLGEEVRSAENAGADYIHVDVMDGHFVPNITFGPLAVKAIRPETALPLDVHLMIEHPDQYIPDFAKAGADIISVHEEACPHLHRTIQLIKSHGVKAGVVINPHTPVSAIESIIPDVDLVLLMTVNPGFGGQSFIESVLPKIRDVKAFAELHQCEIDIEVDGGVNQDTARRCIEAGANVLVAGSAVFGQADRKRAVEDIRN from the coding sequence ATGATCAAGATTGCACCATCAATTTTAGCTGCAGACTTCTCCAAACTCGGGGAAGAGGTACGTTCTGCAGAAAATGCCGGAGCAGACTATATTCATGTGGATGTTATGGATGGTCATTTTGTACCGAATATTACTTTCGGACCATTGGCTGTTAAAGCAATACGACCAGAGACAGCACTACCGTTGGATGTTCATTTAATGATTGAACATCCAGATCAGTATATTCCCGATTTCGCTAAAGCAGGAGCTGACATCATCAGTGTGCATGAGGAAGCTTGTCCACATCTGCACAGGACGATTCAATTGATTAAATCTCATGGCGTCAAGGCCGGAGTAGTCATTAACCCACATACGCCCGTTTCTGCAATCGAGTCGATCATACCGGATGTGGATCTTGTTCTTCTTATGACTGTAAATCCTGGTTTTGGAGGACAATCATTTATTGAATCCGTTTTGCCTAAAATCCGGGATGTGAAGGCATTTGCTGAGCTTCATCAATGTGAGATTGACATCGAAGTGGATGGTGGTGTCAATCAGGATACTGCACGCAGATGTATAGAAGCTGGTGCGAATGTGCTCGTTGCCGGCTCTGCTGTCTTTGGTCAGGCTGATCGAAAGAGAGCGGTTGAAGACATCCGCAACTGA